A DNA window from Paraburkholderia sp. IMGN_8 contains the following coding sequences:
- a CDS encoding enoyl-CoA hydratase-related protein, which produces MEKPLPRESYVCIGERGEGGKQAGERRYSAIALSWSHVGLAMHPFVPACRGPSCVLEIARAFTKRRLGRSRYICDIDNAFTRQDRHARRNPTSFRAASVARRSSFALSRAARAPDVRERGRINLMSHNLSVPSFDTLLYEKRNATAYVTLNRPEVMNALNQKAIAELRAAFEDAQDDPQIRGVIITGAGNRAFIAGADISELAKATPIEAERQTRAGQAFLNLVEHLGKPVIAAVNGLALGGGCETALACTIRLASPGAKFGQPEIRLGLIPGFGGTQRLPRLVGKGVALQLILTGEMVSAEEAYRIGLVNEVVEAGSLIARAEAILAQIAANAPLAVAYAMNAVNLGLNAALPEGLALEGKLFALCAATEDMKEGTTAFLEKRPPKFQGR; this is translated from the coding sequence ATGGAAAAACCGCTACCGCGAGAATCATATGTATGTATAGGGGAACGCGGGGAAGGCGGGAAACAGGCCGGAGAGCGGCGTTATTCGGCAATCGCGCTTTCATGGTCGCACGTCGGCCTCGCGATGCACCCGTTTGTGCCCGCCTGCCGCGGCCCGTCGTGCGTATTGGAAATCGCGCGTGCCTTCACTAAACGACGCTTGGGGCGAAGCCGCTACATTTGCGACATCGATAACGCATTCACCCGGCAAGATCGTCATGCACGACGCAACCCAACCTCTTTCCGCGCAGCGTCGGTTGCGCGCCGATCATCATTCGCGCTTTCACGCGCCGCGCGGGCGCCGGACGTCCGTGAACGCGGAAGGATCAATCTGATGTCGCACAATTTATCTGTTCCCTCCTTCGACACCCTTCTCTATGAAAAGAGAAATGCGACGGCCTATGTGACGCTGAACCGTCCCGAGGTGATGAATGCGCTGAACCAGAAGGCGATCGCAGAACTACGCGCGGCGTTCGAAGATGCGCAAGACGACCCGCAGATTCGCGGCGTCATCATAACCGGTGCAGGCAATCGGGCATTCATCGCCGGTGCCGATATCAGCGAGTTGGCCAAGGCAACGCCAATTGAGGCGGAACGCCAGACACGTGCGGGTCAAGCGTTTCTCAATCTTGTCGAACATCTCGGCAAGCCAGTCATTGCTGCAGTGAACGGCCTGGCACTTGGCGGCGGATGTGAAACCGCGCTCGCCTGCACGATCCGGCTAGCCAGTCCGGGCGCGAAGTTCGGGCAACCTGAGATCAGGCTGGGACTCATCCCTGGCTTTGGCGGAACGCAACGACTCCCTCGCCTCGTCGGCAAAGGTGTTGCGCTGCAACTCATCCTCACCGGCGAGATGGTGTCAGCAGAGGAAGCCTATCGGATCGGCCTCGTGAACGAAGTCGTGGAGGCCGGCAGTCTGATCGCTCGCGCCGAAGCGATTCTGGCGCAGATTGCCGCTAACGCGCCGCTGGCCGTCGCTTATGCGATGAATGCCGTCAACCTTGGACTCAACGCGGCTTTGCCAGAAGGACTCGCCCTGGAAGGGAAACTTTTCGCGCTATGCGCCGCGACCGAGGACATGAAAGAAGGGACCACCGCCTTTCTCGAGAAGCGCCCGCCGAAGTTCCAGGGTCGTTGA
- a CDS encoding CoA transferase, whose product MIDGQHIFSGLKVLDLASYIAGPAATTILADFGADVIKIEPPGTGDVYRFFSTMPPNPVANTNYAWQLTNRNKRSIAIDLKSSEAREVLVRLVQWADVVVVNFPPRVKASLGVTYEALSPLNPKLIYADITGYGSEGPEADTPGFDVTAYWARSGLMEVTHDAGSPPTLPIPGIGDHATATTLYAAIVTALYVRATTGKGSHVSTSLIANGIWAAAAWVEGGLNGGQFFAQHDRKNPPNALLNPYQTADGRWILLVAAQRKDWPVFTRAIGMPELLDDPRFTDDRRTDNAAALVEILDPLFASQPLAFWKQALTAARVIFGVVQIAEEIIHDPQLTANGIVVPLDVPGKPAMRTVSNPIQIMGEQKVKPRAAPQLGEHGAEILKEMGFNESEIARLHDAGVVASFEDSV is encoded by the coding sequence ATGATTGACGGACAACACATTTTTTCAGGTCTCAAGGTACTCGATCTCGCTAGCTATATTGCGGGCCCCGCAGCCACGACGATTCTGGCGGACTTCGGCGCAGACGTCATCAAGATCGAGCCTCCGGGTACGGGCGATGTCTATCGCTTCTTCTCGACGATGCCGCCGAACCCGGTGGCCAATACAAACTACGCCTGGCAGTTGACGAACCGCAACAAACGCAGCATCGCCATCGACCTCAAGTCCAGTGAAGCCAGAGAAGTACTGGTGCGCCTTGTTCAATGGGCAGACGTCGTGGTCGTCAACTTCCCGCCACGCGTGAAGGCCTCTTTGGGCGTGACCTACGAGGCCCTCTCGCCGCTCAACCCAAAACTGATCTACGCAGACATTACCGGCTATGGTTCCGAGGGGCCCGAGGCCGACACCCCGGGTTTCGATGTCACGGCCTATTGGGCACGCTCCGGCCTCATGGAGGTCACCCACGATGCCGGCAGCCCGCCGACGCTTCCCATTCCCGGGATCGGCGACCACGCCACGGCAACGACACTCTATGCCGCGATCGTCACGGCGCTTTATGTGCGCGCCACGACCGGCAAAGGCAGCCATGTGTCGACTTCGCTGATCGCCAATGGCATCTGGGCGGCAGCGGCGTGGGTCGAGGGCGGTCTCAATGGCGGTCAGTTCTTCGCCCAGCACGATCGAAAAAATCCACCCAACGCGCTGCTCAACCCTTACCAGACAGCCGACGGACGCTGGATCCTGCTGGTCGCGGCCCAACGCAAGGACTGGCCTGTCTTCACCCGCGCTATTGGCATGCCCGAGCTTCTGGACGATCCGCGCTTTACCGACGACCGGCGCACCGACAACGCGGCCGCACTGGTCGAGATTCTCGACCCGTTGTTCGCCAGTCAGCCGCTTGCCTTCTGGAAACAGGCGCTCACCGCCGCACGAGTGATTTTCGGCGTCGTGCAGATTGCCGAGGAGATCATTCACGACCCCCAGTTGACGGCCAATGGGATAGTCGTGCCGCTCGACGTGCCGGGCAAGCCCGCCATGCGAACGGTAAGCAATCCGATCCAGATCATGGGAGAGCAGAAGGTCAAGCCGCGCGCCGCGCCGCAACTTGGCGAACACGGCGCGGAGATCCTGAAAGAGATGGGCTTCAACGAGAGCGAAATCGCACGCCTTCACGACGCGGGCGTAGTCGCGAGCTTCGAAGACTCGGTCTGA
- a CDS encoding acetoacetate decarboxylase, translating to MTEDEIRTRAYAMPISSPAYPKPPFRFVDREFIIITYRTDPKALASFVPAPLLPAEPIVKYEFISMPDSSGLGSYTETGQVIPVTFNGESGGFTHAMYLDNEAGIASGRELLGFPKVLAQPKLEVRNDALVGTLDYNGVRVATATMAYKYEPLDLAAVKKTLAAPGFLLKILPHVDGSARICELVKYYVTDITVKGAWTGPASLELHPHCFAPVAKLPVLEVLSAIHILTDLTIAGAEVVHDYLRAPSNAS from the coding sequence ATGACTGAAGACGAAATCCGCACCCGCGCTTACGCGATGCCGATCAGCAGCCCAGCCTATCCCAAGCCGCCTTTCCGGTTCGTCGATCGCGAATTCATCATCATTACCTATCGCACTGATCCAAAAGCGCTTGCCAGCTTCGTTCCCGCGCCGCTGCTTCCGGCCGAGCCGATTGTCAAATACGAGTTCATCAGCATGCCCGATTCTAGTGGGCTAGGTTCCTATACCGAGACTGGTCAAGTCATTCCGGTGACGTTCAACGGCGAGTCCGGCGGCTTCACCCACGCCATGTACCTCGACAACGAAGCCGGCATTGCTTCCGGCCGTGAGCTGCTCGGCTTTCCGAAAGTGCTCGCGCAACCGAAGCTTGAAGTCCGCAACGACGCGCTGGTGGGAACCCTCGACTACAACGGCGTGCGCGTTGCGACCGCAACCATGGCCTACAAGTACGAGCCGCTCGATCTCGCCGCCGTCAAGAAGACGCTCGCGGCACCCGGCTTCCTGCTGAAAATCCTGCCTCACGTCGACGGGTCGGCCCGGATCTGCGAACTGGTCAAGTATTACGTGACCGACATCACGGTGAAAGGAGCCTGGACCGGGCCTGCCTCTCTGGAACTGCATCCCCATTGTTTCGCGCCCGTCGCAAAGCTGCCTGTGCTCGAGGTTCTATCCGCAATCCATATCCTGACCGATCTGACGATCGCGGGAGCAGAAGTCGTTCACGACTATCTGCGCGCCCCCTCGAACGCATCCTGA
- a CDS encoding acyl-CoA dehydrogenase family protein: protein MTASAKPNHPLPAPDSDFYLIHEILSDAEKALLKQVRAFMESQVAPVINKFWAEDAFPFELIPGIRDLNIVGVGFEGYGCPGGSTLLDGFIAMELARVDSSIATFYGVHSGLAMGSIYLGGSEEQKQKWLPPMARLEKVGCFGLTEPLVGSGAGGGLLTTARREGDTWVLNGQKRWIGNSTWCDLSIIWARDVDDNQVKGFIVENKTTPGFSVEKIENKIALRVVQNGVITLDNCRVPEENRLQGDLSFRDTARVLRLTRQYVAWESVGCSMGAYEHALRYAQTREQFGKPIASFQMVQDLLAKMLGNITASQCMVVRLAQLQDQGKLLDQHASLAKAFCTTRMRETVAWAREIFGGNGIVLDYNVARFVADSEALYSYEGTREINSLIVGKAISGFSAFV from the coding sequence ATGACTGCCAGCGCGAAGCCAAACCACCCGCTTCCGGCCCCCGACAGCGACTTCTATCTGATTCACGAGATCCTTAGCGATGCCGAGAAGGCCCTGCTAAAGCAGGTGCGTGCCTTCATGGAGAGCCAGGTCGCTCCCGTGATTAACAAATTTTGGGCCGAGGACGCGTTCCCGTTCGAGCTCATTCCCGGGATCCGGGATCTCAATATCGTCGGCGTCGGGTTCGAAGGCTACGGCTGCCCTGGCGGCAGCACGCTTCTCGATGGATTCATCGCCATGGAACTGGCGCGCGTCGACTCGTCCATTGCGACCTTCTATGGGGTCCATAGCGGGCTGGCGATGGGATCGATCTATCTCGGCGGTTCGGAAGAGCAGAAGCAGAAATGGTTGCCGCCCATGGCGCGATTGGAGAAAGTCGGCTGCTTCGGATTGACCGAACCGCTGGTGGGATCGGGCGCCGGCGGGGGCCTGCTGACAACCGCCAGGCGAGAAGGCGATACGTGGGTTCTCAACGGTCAGAAGCGGTGGATCGGCAATTCGACCTGGTGCGACCTGTCGATTATCTGGGCGCGCGATGTCGATGACAATCAGGTCAAAGGTTTCATCGTCGAGAACAAAACCACCCCGGGCTTTTCCGTCGAAAAAATCGAGAACAAGATCGCGCTGCGAGTCGTGCAGAACGGCGTCATCACGCTCGACAATTGCCGGGTACCTGAAGAAAACCGCCTCCAGGGCGATCTGTCCTTCCGGGACACGGCGCGGGTGCTGCGGCTGACCCGTCAATACGTTGCATGGGAATCCGTCGGCTGCAGCATGGGCGCTTACGAACATGCGCTGCGCTACGCGCAGACCCGCGAGCAGTTCGGCAAACCGATCGCATCGTTCCAGATGGTGCAGGACCTCCTCGCCAAGATGCTCGGCAATATCACCGCGTCCCAATGCATGGTCGTACGGCTGGCCCAATTGCAGGACCAGGGCAAGCTGCTGGACCAGCATGCTTCACTGGCCAAGGCATTCTGCACGACCCGTATGCGCGAAACCGTTGCCTGGGCGCGGGAAATATTCGGCGGTAACGGGATCGTGCTCGACTACAACGTCGCCCGCTTCGTTGCCGACTCGGAAGCGCTCTATTCATACGAAGGCACGCGCGAAATAAACTCCCTGATCGTCGGCAAGGCGATCAGCGGCTTTAGCGCGTTCGTCTGA
- a CDS encoding 3-hydroxyacyl-CoA dehydrogenase NAD-binding domain-containing protein, which translates to MGKDINRIAIIGTGVIGASWAALFLARGLDVIATDIAPDAKPKLEAFIKAAWPALEGLGLAPKASRSRLQFTADLDEAVAGSDFVQENGPERIDFKKDLYRHLDNILAPSTIIASSSSGLTMSEIQSACRHHPERCVIGHPFNPPHLIPLVEIVGGARTSEETIERVAAFYSSLGKRTVRLHKEVPGHVANRLQAALYREMVYLISEGVVSVADADTAVSWGPGLRWGGMGPSLLFHLGGGDGGIEHFFEQFTGPLTAWWHVLGTPELTPEVRATIIQGVHEQTKSRSVQDLAAHRDEILLGLLSLRRDEI; encoded by the coding sequence ATGGGCAAAGATATCAACCGCATTGCCATTATCGGCACCGGCGTCATTGGCGCAAGTTGGGCCGCCCTGTTTCTGGCCAGAGGCCTGGATGTCATCGCCACGGACATTGCGCCGGATGCCAAGCCGAAGCTCGAGGCATTCATCAAAGCGGCATGGCCCGCCCTGGAAGGATTGGGACTGGCGCCAAAGGCCTCACGTTCCAGACTGCAGTTCACCGCCGATCTTGACGAAGCGGTGGCTGGCAGCGATTTTGTTCAGGAGAATGGGCCCGAGCGGATCGACTTCAAGAAAGACCTCTACAGGCATCTCGACAACATCCTCGCACCCAGCACGATCATCGCATCGAGTTCGTCGGGCCTGACCATGAGCGAGATCCAGTCGGCTTGCAGACACCACCCCGAGCGGTGCGTGATCGGGCATCCGTTCAATCCGCCGCATCTGATACCGCTTGTTGAAATTGTCGGCGGCGCCAGGACATCGGAAGAGACGATTGAACGCGTCGCGGCTTTCTACAGCAGTCTGGGCAAGCGCACGGTCCGGCTGCACAAGGAGGTGCCGGGGCACGTCGCCAATCGACTGCAAGCCGCGCTCTATCGTGAGATGGTGTACCTGATTTCGGAAGGCGTGGTCAGCGTAGCCGACGCGGATACCGCCGTTTCCTGGGGTCCAGGCCTGCGCTGGGGGGGCATGGGGCCTAGTCTGCTCTTCCATCTGGGCGGAGGCGACGGCGGCATCGAACATTTCTTCGAACAGTTCACTGGCCCTTTGACCGCGTGGTGGCACGTGCTTGGCACGCCCGAGTTGACCCCCGAAGTCCGCGCGACCATTATCCAGGGTGTTCACGAACAGACGAAATCCCGATCTGTGCAGGACCTTGCTGCGCATCGCGATGAAATACTGCTCGGCCTTTTATCCCTTCGGCGGGACGAGATCTAA
- a CDS encoding mechanosensitive ion channel family protein codes for MLVAITIVGVLGLRRFSDKVRITFDLSCFLAISFYFHEQGIFFPVFPPLHAPADSGALWLRAIGGAWWLLGSRIVVAALWFAHHRDSRSRGARLFSDLAAAAIYIATAAIVLNSVFALPVTGVVATSGVVAIVLGLALQNTLADVFSGIAVGIEAPFSVGDRIQIADKIEGIVVQVNWRSIRIHTDGDDMAIIPNSLIAKAEIVNRSIPSPRRAASVELSCPESAVPDRVIETMLQATLLCPDILRTPAPSAVLTQLGARRNAFKISFFVGDTSHLGSTRDLLLRSMRRQLHYAGFLDQSRQEEASKLNLTEEALTTRRLVRDVILFECLDEQQLDGLAALLELLRLEPGDALFSEGAIDASLYVVAWGIVELRQQSGASAETIGRIGAGEYVGEIGMLIAAPHAATAVALTHCKIYRLPRKAIEPLLSKHAELASAFDKSVRRGMEALHRKVAVLASPDIGPTGQLLLRIRSLFHFDSN; via the coding sequence ATGCTGGTCGCGATCACCATCGTGGGAGTGCTCGGGCTTCGGCGATTCTCGGACAAAGTCCGGATCACGTTCGACCTGAGCTGTTTTCTCGCCATCAGCTTCTACTTTCACGAACAGGGCATTTTCTTCCCGGTGTTTCCGCCCTTGCACGCTCCGGCCGACAGTGGTGCATTGTGGTTGCGTGCAATAGGCGGTGCATGGTGGCTGCTGGGTTCGCGGATTGTTGTCGCCGCCCTCTGGTTCGCGCATCATCGGGATAGCCGCTCGCGCGGAGCCAGGCTTTTCTCGGACCTCGCTGCCGCCGCTATCTATATCGCGACGGCCGCGATCGTTCTGAACTCGGTCTTCGCGCTGCCGGTCACAGGCGTGGTCGCCACCTCAGGCGTCGTGGCGATCGTGCTCGGTCTTGCGCTACAAAACACACTAGCCGACGTGTTTTCCGGCATCGCAGTCGGCATCGAGGCACCGTTCAGCGTGGGTGATCGAATTCAGATCGCGGACAAGATCGAGGGAATCGTCGTGCAGGTCAACTGGCGGTCGATCCGGATCCACACGGATGGGGACGACATGGCGATCATTCCGAACAGCCTGATCGCCAAGGCCGAGATCGTCAACAGAAGCATCCCGAGTCCGCGCAGGGCGGCATCAGTCGAACTATCCTGTCCGGAAAGCGCCGTTCCGGATCGCGTCATCGAGACCATGCTTCAAGCGACGCTGCTCTGCCCGGACATCCTGCGAACGCCGGCGCCGAGTGCCGTTCTGACTCAGCTCGGTGCGAGGCGGAACGCCTTCAAGATTTCATTTTTCGTCGGGGACACCAGTCATCTCGGATCGACCAGGGATCTCCTGCTGCGAAGCATGCGCCGCCAACTCCACTACGCCGGGTTTCTCGACCAGAGCCGCCAGGAAGAAGCTTCAAAGCTCAACCTCACGGAAGAGGCGCTGACCACTCGCCGTCTGGTTCGCGACGTCATCCTGTTCGAGTGCCTCGACGAGCAACAACTCGACGGTCTTGCTGCGCTGCTCGAATTGCTTCGACTGGAACCCGGGGATGCGCTCTTCTCGGAAGGGGCGATCGACGCCTCGCTCTATGTCGTCGCCTGGGGCATCGTCGAACTGAGGCAACAGTCAGGAGCCTCGGCCGAGACGATCGGTCGCATTGGTGCTGGCGAATACGTCGGCGAGATCGGCATGCTCATCGCGGCGCCTCATGCGGCGACTGCTGTCGCACTCACGCATTGCAAGATCTACCGGCTCCCGCGCAAGGCGATCGAGCCATTGTTGTCGAAACACGCAGAATTGGCGTCGGCTTTCGACAAATCGGTACGTCGCGGAATGGAAGCGCTTCATCGTAAGGTTGCGGTTCTCGCCTCGCCTGACATTGGTCCAACCGGGCAACTGCTGCTAAGAATTCGAAGCCTCTTCCATTTCGACTCTAATTGA
- a CDS encoding cbb3-type cytochrome c oxidase subunit I, with amino-acid sequence MTLTVGALLALSFLISVLGLFMFIWAQTRGLMRAGPEAAQVIFETGELGMVEEPGISATQRSALQRAESNANASATRGDAQRAAHTRPDLLAREAQDRSSRAAAFAFLTSSILWLVLGSLAGLVASQKLTSPDFLAQSAWLTFGRIRTAHLNMVIYGWASMAGLGIALWMLPRLLKTRLVGERYAVAGAALWNTGVAAGVVAILAGWTDGLQWLEIPWQIGILLALGGALSAVPLFLTLSRRNVDHLYVSVWYIAAALLWFPVLYVVSKVPYVHFGVEQAIVNWWFAHNVLGLWLTPLGLASAYYFIAKVLGRPIYSYNLSLVGFWALAMFYSQAGVHHLLGGPVPAWLQSVSVVQSVMMLIPVLAVGVNQHMTVAGRFATLRYSPTLRFVVLGAALYTLVSLQGSLEAVPFFNRLVHFTQYKVAHAHLGLYGFYSMIMFGSIYFVMPRILEREWPYPKLIALHFWLAVTGFAIYFVFLSIGGVLQGIAMLDATRPFMDSVNVLTPYLRARTFGGVLMTAGHLVFAWHFFAMLLDRGTIRSGQALIGGAPSAGV; translated from the coding sequence ATGACGCTCACAGTCGGCGCATTGCTTGCACTGTCGTTTCTCATTTCCGTGCTCGGGCTCTTCATGTTCATCTGGGCACAGACACGAGGTTTGATGCGGGCCGGCCCAGAGGCGGCACAGGTGATATTCGAAACGGGTGAACTCGGCATGGTCGAAGAACCCGGGATTTCGGCGACGCAACGCAGCGCACTGCAAAGGGCCGAAAGCAATGCCAATGCTTCGGCGACGCGCGGCGACGCGCAACGGGCCGCGCACACGCGGCCTGATTTGCTGGCCCGCGAAGCGCAGGACAGGTCGAGCCGCGCCGCCGCGTTCGCGTTTCTCACGTCGTCGATCCTGTGGCTGGTACTCGGCTCGCTCGCCGGCCTGGTCGCCTCGCAAAAGCTGACGTCGCCCGACTTTCTGGCGCAATCGGCCTGGCTGACGTTCGGCCGCATCAGAACCGCGCACTTGAATATGGTGATCTATGGCTGGGCATCGATGGCAGGCCTGGGCATCGCGTTATGGATGCTGCCGCGGCTGCTGAAGACCCGTCTGGTCGGCGAGCGCTACGCCGTCGCGGGCGCCGCTCTGTGGAATACCGGCGTCGCGGCCGGTGTCGTGGCGATTCTCGCGGGCTGGACAGACGGCTTGCAGTGGCTCGAGATTCCGTGGCAGATCGGCATTCTGCTGGCGCTAGGCGGCGCACTGTCAGCCGTGCCGCTATTTTTGACGCTATCCCGCCGCAATGTGGACCACCTGTACGTGTCGGTCTGGTACATCGCCGCAGCCCTGCTCTGGTTTCCGGTCCTGTATGTCGTCTCGAAAGTGCCGTATGTGCATTTCGGCGTGGAGCAGGCCATCGTCAACTGGTGGTTCGCACACAACGTGCTTGGCTTGTGGCTTACGCCGCTCGGTCTTGCGTCAGCCTATTACTTCATCGCGAAGGTGCTCGGCCGTCCCATCTATTCATACAACCTCTCGCTGGTCGGCTTCTGGGCGCTGGCGATGTTCTATAGCCAGGCCGGCGTTCACCATCTGCTCGGCGGCCCCGTGCCAGCATGGCTGCAAAGCGTCTCGGTCGTGCAGAGCGTGATGATGCTGATCCCCGTCCTCGCGGTCGGCGTCAATCAGCACATGACGGTGGCCGGGCGCTTCGCGACGCTGCGATATTCGCCCACGCTGCGCTTCGTCGTGCTGGGCGCAGCGCTGTACACGCTCGTTTCGCTGCAAGGCTCGCTCGAAGCCGTGCCGTTCTTCAATCGCCTCGTGCACTTCACACAGTACAAGGTCGCGCATGCGCATCTCGGCCTGTATGGCTTTTACTCGATGATCATGTTCGGTTCGATCTATTTCGTGATGCCACGCATACTGGAGCGGGAGTGGCCCTATCCGAAGTTGATTGCCCTGCATTTCTGGCTGGCTGTGACCGGCTTCGCGATCTACTTCGTTTTTCTGAGCATCGGCGGTGTTCTGCAGGGCATCGCCATGCTTGATGCCACGCGGCCCTTCATGGATTCCGTCAACGTGCTCACGCCTTACCTGAGAGCGAGAACGTTCGGTGGCGTGTTGATGACCGCCGGGCACCTCGTATTCGCATGGCACTTCTTCGCGATGCTGCTCGACCGCGGGACGATCCGTTCCGGCCAGGCGCTTATCGGCGGCGCGCCGTCCGCAGGAGTCTGA
- a CDS encoding cbb3-type cytochrome c oxidase subunit II: MNRVLTIVIGALIMLAIATLVLVALPYRELQDESPPEQLKPYTIAQLRGRATYVNMGCVYCHSQQPRAATLGPDALRGWGRPSVSADYAYDYPQLLGVSRTGPDLFNIGARQPSVDWHLAHLYQPRSVTPGSVMPSYPFLFKVVAHPGPGDKVVTLPPQFAPAGGQVVATQEALDLVAYLTALNHTYPVPATESGVTK; the protein is encoded by the coding sequence ATGAACCGGGTTCTCACCATTGTCATCGGCGCGCTGATCATGCTGGCGATCGCCACGCTCGTGCTGGTCGCATTGCCGTATCGCGAGCTGCAGGACGAATCGCCGCCCGAACAGCTCAAGCCGTACACCATCGCACAACTGCGCGGCCGCGCCACATACGTCAACATGGGTTGCGTGTATTGCCACTCGCAACAGCCGCGAGCGGCGACCCTGGGTCCGGACGCATTGCGCGGCTGGGGCCGACCGTCGGTATCGGCCGACTATGCGTACGACTACCCGCAGTTGCTGGGCGTGTCGCGCACCGGCCCGGATCTGTTCAACATCGGCGCACGGCAACCCAGCGTCGACTGGCATCTCGCTCACCTGTACCAGCCACGCAGTGTGACGCCTGGAAGCGTAATGCCGTCGTACCCGTTCCTCTTCAAGGTGGTCGCGCATCCTGGACCGGGCGACAAGGTCGTGACGCTGCCGCCGCAATTCGCGCCGGCCGGCGGCCAGGTCGTCGCCACGCAGGAGGCGCTCGATCTCGTCGCTTACCTGACTGCACTCAATCACACGTATCCCGTTCCCGCCACTGAATCCGGAGTGACGAAATGA
- a CDS encoding cytochrome c has translation MKHDTQQDTIHTREHAEPIEQANPVPWLLGLVGASLAVWGVSYFLLNPDLAPASAKDASRDAVTSAAAPAAADGAQIFASRCASCHQASGAGLPGVFPPLAGSAWVNGDAKTVARILLLGINGKIGVAGATFNGTMPAFGTTLSDAEIAAVATHVRASFGNKSAALTADLVKGERTALGTRTTPWAGGDELSKQP, from the coding sequence ATGAAACACGACACGCAGCAAGACACGATCCACACACGGGAGCATGCGGAACCCATCGAACAGGCGAATCCGGTGCCCTGGCTTCTCGGGCTCGTCGGCGCATCGCTAGCAGTCTGGGGGGTCAGCTACTTCCTGCTCAATCCGGACCTTGCGCCGGCCAGCGCCAAAGATGCCAGCCGCGACGCTGTGACGAGCGCCGCAGCACCCGCCGCAGCCGACGGCGCGCAGATCTTCGCGAGCCGCTGTGCCTCATGCCATCAGGCGAGCGGCGCCGGCCTGCCCGGCGTGTTTCCGCCACTGGCCGGCTCCGCCTGGGTGAACGGCGACGCGAAGACCGTCGCGCGCATCCTGCTGCTGGGCATCAACGGCAAGATCGGCGTTGCCGGCGCAACCTTCAACGGCACGATGCCCGCCTTTGGCACGACCCTTTCCGACGCGGAAATCGCGGCGGTGGCCACGCACGTTCGCGCGAGCTTCGGCAACAAGTCGGCTGCACTGACAGCCGACCTTGTGAAGGGCGAGCGCACCGCTCTGGGCACGCGAACGACGCCGTGGGCAGGCGGCGACGAACTCTCGAAGCAGCCGTAG